CGGCCCCGGGAACAACTTCGTCGCGGCGGCCAAGCGCGCCGTGGCGGGTCTGGTGGGAACGGATGCCGAAGCCGGCGCCACCGAGATCCTCATCGTCGCCGACGACAGCGCCGAGGCGAAGCTGGTCGCCGCCGACCTCATCAGCCAGGCCGAGCACGACGAGCAGGCGTCTTCGGTGCTCGTCACCACGTCGCCCTCGCTCGCCGAGGAGGTCGAGCGCGAGCTCGTGGCGCGGGTTCCGCTCACGCGCCACGCGGAGCGCGTGACGACGGCGCTGTCGGGCCCGCAGTCCGCGACGGTGCTCGTGGACGATCTCGCCGCGGCGACGGCGTTCAGCAACGCGTACGCGCCCGAGCACCTCGAACTGCACCTGACCGACCCGCGGCCCGAGGACTTCGTCCACGCCGGGGCGGTCTTCGTCGGCCCCGACTCGCCCGTGAGCCTCGGCGACTACCTCGCCGGCAGCAACCACGTGCTGCCCACGGGCGGCCAAGCGCGGTACGCGGCGGGCTTGTCGGCATCCACGTTCCTGCGCCCCCAGCAGGTCATCGAGTACGACCACGCCGCCCTGGCCGAGGTCCGTTCCGCCATCGTCACGCTGGCCCAGGCCGAGGCGCTCCCCGCGCACGGCGAGGCCGTCGAGGCGCGCTTCGACGTGTAGTCTGTCGGTCCCATGCACTGCCCGTTCTGCCGTCATCCCGATTCGCGCGTCATCGATTCGCGCACCAGCGACGACGGTCTCAGCATCCGCCGCCGTCGTCAGTGCCCGGAGTGCGGCGGCCGGTTCTCGACCATCGAGACGGCGAGCCTCAACGTCATCAAGAACTCGGGCGTCGTCGAGCCGTTCAGCCGCGAGAAGGTCATGGCGGGAGTCCGCAAGGCGTGCCAGGGCCGCCCGGTCACCGAGGCCGACCTCGCGCTGCTCGCCCAGACGGTCGAGGAGACCGTCCGGCAGACCGGGGCGTCGCAGATCGAGACGAACGAGATCGGGCTGGCGATCCTGGGCCCGCTGCGCGAGCTCGACGAGGTCGCCTACCTGCGCTTCGCCAGCGTCTACCAGGCCTTCGACTCGGTCGAGGACTTCGAGGCGTCGATCGCGCAGCTGCGCGTCGATCACCCGGACCGCCGGTCTCGGAGCCCGCGCGGCGAGGACTAGCCTGGAGGGGATGTATCCCTTCCTCTTCCGTCATGTGCTCTCGCACATGGATCCCGAGGTCGCGCATCACGCGGCCATGCTGGTCATCCGCATCCTCGGCATCCCGCCGTTCTCGATCGCGGCCCGAGCGTTCACCCGCCCCGATCCGTCGCTGCGAACGCACGCCATGGGCCTCGAG
This region of Microbacterium thalassium genomic DNA includes:
- the nrdR gene encoding transcriptional regulator NrdR → MHCPFCRHPDSRVIDSRTSDDGLSIRRRRQCPECGGRFSTIETASLNVIKNSGVVEPFSREKVMAGVRKACQGRPVTEADLALLAQTVEETVRQTGASQIETNEIGLAILGPLRELDEVAYLRFASVYQAFDSVEDFEASIAQLRVDHPDRRSRSPRGED
- the hisD gene encoding histidinol dehydrogenase; protein product: MLRTIDLRGRALTPAELLATVPRATAARADALAKAAEIVADVAAHGELALREQADRFDGVRDHALRVPAEHLDEALAALEPEVRSALEEAIVRVRAASAAQVPPPAVTDLGPGARVIQRWQPVRRVGLYVPGGKAVYPSSVVMNVVPAQVAGVDEVALASPPQREHDGRVHPVILAAARLLGVDEVYAMGGAGAIGAFAHGVPDLGLDPVDVVTGPGNNFVAAAKRAVAGLVGTDAEAGATEILIVADDSAEAKLVAADLISQAEHDEQASSVLVTTSPSLAEEVERELVARVPLTRHAERVTTALSGPQSATVLVDDLAAATAFSNAYAPEHLELHLTDPRPEDFVHAGAVFVGPDSPVSLGDYLAGSNHVLPTGGQARYAAGLSASTFLRPQQVIEYDHAALAEVRSAIVTLAQAEALPAHGEAVEARFDV